Proteins encoded together in one Streptomyces umbrinus window:
- a CDS encoding glycosyl hydrolase family 28 protein has product MQQRKRWAATVFFAFAIVLGLTQPSALATPQLPGPADTTQLPARAAEFDVRDYGAKGDGSTNDTPAINKAVTAANSAGGGTVRFPAGKYKSKNTIRMKSEVTLQVDKGATIQGSSADTYDAPEDNPYDDYQDYGHSHFHNAMIYGDRLTNIGFVGEGVIDGLGNLITGNPKSGEADKIISLTRCDGLRLGDGITLRRGGHFAALINGCTNVTSDRLNIDTASDRDGWNIISTTNVTVTNANIKANDDALAFKSDYALGAKLPNGHVRVSDSYLSAVCCNALMFGSETCGDFSDYQFAKIRIEGSNKSGLGMVSMDGAKISDVHYRDITMTNVHSPIMQKIGTRKRCGNDPGIGSISDITYDNITASGSSPSFSPTLWGESGHRINGVSFNNVNITVPGGNGTMSIAVPDNTATDYNPNSIGTRPAYGWYLHNADNVTFTDSSVKFAANDGRPAVIANSASGVRFNRFTAQRGSDSPHDVGFQSVTGYCLTDSHNPSGGALRVSSSGGSTENCSSAATPLDLENPRQDFLRGSVGGLFLHWGERTAPAHTSCTGWENDVTSGGWTPEYWVNEAQKLHTQYLVLATFHSRLGYARPWPSKIPGSCSTKRDFVGELITAAKAKGLKVILYMTDDPQWHNEGGHEWLDSAAYSSYKGKTVDLTTRDGFGQFSFDNFFEVMDRYPDLGGFWIDNDNAYWESHDLYAQIQQKRPTYTLSNNNEDTPIMDMISNEQKTGMSPSYDYPQAIYTAQPRLTEADFKLPSSGAWWYDGSNPAVDKMLTLGRLITNAGSSVKALMAETAQVNGKFPSNQSAFNNFADSYLDPIWESLQGTEGGGYMYGGLKPGFWNDGAHGVTTVSKSDPNRQYVHVLTPPSTSTLRIRDNGYRIASVTNLRTGAAISWSQSGGVLTLNGLGNWDPYDTVFKVTTAGRQGILSGVGVSASASASGHGASAAGDGDYLTYWDSNKTLPVNLTFDLGSSKKVQYIGLNQREDSVAYARSDTEQSARIKGYKVFLSNDGTNWGSAAKTGELPSRRGIQGIDLTAANARYVRLEIDTTWAASSDSARYKRLRIDEAWIGTAYATGASS; this is encoded by the coding sequence ATGCAGCAGCGCAAGCGATGGGCGGCGACCGTGTTCTTCGCGTTCGCCATCGTGCTCGGCCTGACGCAGCCCTCCGCGTTGGCCACCCCCCAACTCCCGGGGCCCGCGGACACCACCCAACTTCCGGCCCGTGCAGCCGAGTTCGACGTACGTGACTACGGAGCAAAGGGTGACGGCTCCACCAACGACACCCCTGCCATCAACAAGGCTGTCACGGCGGCGAATTCGGCGGGCGGCGGCACGGTCCGCTTCCCGGCCGGCAAGTACAAGTCCAAGAACACCATCCGCATGAAGAGCGAGGTCACGCTCCAGGTCGACAAGGGCGCCACCATCCAGGGCTCCAGCGCCGACACCTACGACGCGCCCGAGGACAACCCGTACGACGACTACCAGGACTACGGGCACAGTCACTTCCACAACGCGATGATCTACGGCGACAGGCTGACGAACATCGGCTTCGTAGGCGAGGGCGTCATCGACGGCCTCGGCAACCTCATCACCGGCAACCCCAAGTCCGGGGAGGCCGACAAGATCATCTCGCTGACCCGTTGCGACGGACTCCGCCTCGGCGACGGAATCACCCTCCGCAGGGGCGGCCACTTCGCGGCCCTCATCAACGGCTGTACGAACGTCACCTCGGACCGACTGAACATCGACACCGCGAGCGACCGCGACGGCTGGAACATCATCAGCACGACGAACGTCACCGTGACGAACGCCAACATCAAGGCCAACGACGACGCGCTCGCCTTCAAGAGCGACTACGCACTCGGCGCCAAGCTCCCCAACGGCCATGTGCGGGTGAGCGATTCGTACCTCTCGGCCGTCTGCTGCAACGCCCTCATGTTCGGCTCCGAGACCTGCGGCGACTTCTCCGACTACCAGTTCGCGAAGATCCGCATCGAGGGCTCCAACAAGTCGGGGCTCGGCATGGTCTCGATGGACGGCGCCAAGATCTCCGACGTCCACTACCGCGACATCACCATGACCAATGTGCACTCGCCGATCATGCAGAAGATCGGCACCCGCAAGCGATGCGGCAACGACCCGGGCATCGGATCCATCAGCGACATCACGTACGACAACATCACGGCCTCCGGGTCGAGCCCGTCGTTCAGCCCGACCCTGTGGGGCGAAAGCGGCCACCGCATCAACGGCGTCAGCTTCAACAACGTCAACATCACCGTGCCCGGCGGCAACGGCACCATGTCCATCGCCGTGCCGGACAACACCGCCACCGACTACAACCCGAACAGCATCGGCACCCGGCCTGCGTACGGCTGGTACCTCCACAACGCGGACAACGTCACCTTCACGGACAGCTCGGTGAAGTTCGCGGCGAACGACGGGCGCCCGGCGGTCATCGCGAACTCGGCGAGCGGCGTCAGGTTCAACCGCTTCACGGCTCAGCGCGGCAGTGACTCGCCCCACGACGTCGGCTTCCAGTCCGTCACCGGCTACTGCCTGACGGACAGTCACAACCCATCGGGCGGCGCGCTGCGAGTCTCCAGCAGCGGCGGATCCACGGAGAATTGCAGCTCGGCCGCGACGCCGCTCGACCTGGAGAACCCCCGTCAGGATTTCCTACGAGGCTCGGTCGGTGGACTCTTCCTGCACTGGGGTGAACGCACCGCCCCCGCCCACACCAGCTGCACCGGCTGGGAGAACGACGTCACCAGCGGCGGCTGGACTCCCGAATACTGGGTGAACGAGGCCCAGAAGCTGCACACCCAGTACCTGGTGCTGGCCACCTTCCACAGCCGGCTCGGCTATGCCCGCCCCTGGCCGTCGAAGATCCCCGGCAGTTGCTCCACCAAGCGGGACTTCGTCGGCGAGCTGATCACCGCTGCCAAGGCCAAGGGGCTCAAGGTGATCCTCTACATGACCGACGACCCCCAGTGGCACAACGAGGGCGGTCATGAGTGGCTCGACTCGGCCGCGTACTCCTCCTACAAGGGCAAGACGGTCGACCTCACCACCCGCGACGGCTTCGGGCAGTTCTCGTTCGACAACTTCTTCGAGGTCATGGACCGCTACCCCGACCTCGGCGGCTTCTGGATCGACAACGACAACGCGTACTGGGAGAGCCACGACCTCTACGCGCAGATCCAGCAGAAGCGGCCCACATACACGCTCAGCAACAACAACGAAGACACGCCGATCATGGACATGATCAGCAATGAGCAGAAGACGGGGATGTCGCCGTCGTACGACTACCCGCAGGCGATCTACACCGCTCAACCCCGCCTCACCGAGGCCGACTTCAAGCTGCCGTCCAGCGGGGCGTGGTGGTACGACGGCTCGAACCCGGCCGTCGACAAGATGCTCACGCTCGGCCGGCTCATCACCAACGCGGGCTCGTCCGTGAAGGCGCTGATGGCCGAGACAGCCCAGGTCAACGGCAAGTTCCCGAGCAATCAGTCCGCCTTCAACAACTTCGCCGACTCCTACCTCGACCCCATCTGGGAGTCGCTGCAGGGCACCGAGGGCGGTGGCTATATGTACGGCGGCCTCAAGCCCGGGTTCTGGAACGACGGCGCGCACGGAGTGACGACGGTCAGCAAGAGCGATCCGAACCGCCAGTACGTGCATGTGCTGACGCCGCCCTCCACCAGCACCCTGCGCATCCGCGACAACGGCTACCGCATCGCCTCAGTCACCAACCTCCGAACGGGCGCGGCGATTTCGTGGTCGCAGTCCGGCGGAGTTCTCACACTGAACGGGCTCGGCAACTGGGATCCGTACGACACCGTCTTCAAGGTCACGACCGCCGGACGGCAGGGGATCCTCTCGGGGGTCGGTGTGAGCGCGAGCGCCTCGGCGAGCGGTCACGGGGCGTCGGCCGCCGGAGACGGCGACTACCTGACCTACTGGGACAGCAACAAGACACTGCCGGTCAATCTCACCTTCGATCTCGGCAGTTCGAAGAAGGTGCAGTACATCGGGCTCAACCAGCGCGAGGATTCGGTCGCCTACGCGCGCTCCGACACCGAGCAGTCCGCCCGTATCAAGGGCTACAAGGTGTTCCTCAGCAACGACGGGACCAATTGGGGGAGCGCCGCCAAGACGGGCGAGCTTCCGAGCCGCCGGGGAATCCAGGGAATCGACCTCACGGCCGCCAATGCCCGTTACGTACGGCTCGAAATCGACACCACCTGGGCCGCGTCCAGCGACTCCGCCCGCTACAAGCGGCTGCGGATCGACGAGGCCTGGATCGGGACCGCCTATGCGACGGGGGCATCGTCATGA
- a CDS encoding glycoside hydrolase family 27 protein gives MTRIRIRSLVLALVGLLIASAIPLLGGGHPAAASDNGQSIRPAMGWSSWSFVRRLPTEEKIKAQADALVSSGLKNQGFVYVNLDDFWQKCDANGFVVDSYGRWTVDSAKFPSGIKALADYIHSKGLKFGFYVTPGIAKNAVTKNTPIEGTSYRAKDIADTSKTEKNYNCKNMYYIDYGKPGAQEFVNSWAKQFASWGVDYLKIDGVGSQDIPDVQAWDKALRATGRPINYALSNNLPIDNASTWRRLANSWRTQGDVECYCGPGSNGSGYPLTDWAHVTARFTSAANWQQYAGPGGWNDLDSLEIGNGDQVGLTADQRRSHFTLWAMAGSPLLLGTDLTKLDSVDKAMLTNDRLIGVDQDGVAAKRIVNSGVKQVWSKKENSGDYVVALFNTGTSGNSTVSVNWSQVGFTGSGDVTDLWSGSDKGTIADSYSATLRPGETRLIRVTPQG, from the coding sequence ATGACACGTATCCGCATCAGATCACTGGTCCTCGCCCTGGTCGGGCTGCTGATCGCCTCCGCGATTCCGCTGCTTGGCGGTGGGCACCCGGCCGCCGCCTCCGACAACGGTCAGTCCATCCGCCCCGCCATGGGCTGGAGCAGCTGGAGCTTCGTGCGCCGTCTGCCGACCGAGGAGAAGATCAAGGCACAGGCGGACGCCCTGGTATCGAGCGGGCTCAAGAACCAGGGATTCGTGTATGTGAATCTTGACGACTTCTGGCAGAAGTGCGACGCGAACGGGTTCGTCGTCGACTCCTACGGCCGCTGGACCGTCGACTCGGCCAAGTTCCCGTCCGGAATCAAGGCGCTCGCCGACTACATCCACTCCAAGGGGCTGAAGTTCGGCTTCTATGTGACGCCGGGCATCGCCAAGAACGCCGTCACCAAGAATACGCCGATCGAGGGGACGTCGTACCGCGCGAAGGACATCGCGGACACCTCGAAGACCGAGAAGAACTACAACTGCAAGAACATGTACTACATCGACTACGGGAAGCCGGGCGCGCAGGAGTTCGTCAACTCGTGGGCGAAGCAGTTCGCTTCCTGGGGCGTCGACTACCTGAAGATCGACGGGGTGGGCAGCCAGGACATCCCGGACGTCCAGGCCTGGGACAAGGCGCTGCGGGCGACCGGACGGCCGATCAACTATGCGCTCTCCAACAACCTTCCGATCGACAACGCCTCCACTTGGCGGCGGCTGGCCAACAGTTGGCGCACGCAGGGTGATGTGGAGTGCTACTGCGGTCCGGGCTCGAACGGCAGCGGCTATCCCCTCACCGATTGGGCGCACGTCACCGCCCGCTTCACCTCGGCCGCCAACTGGCAGCAGTACGCGGGCCCCGGCGGCTGGAACGACCTCGACTCGCTGGAGATCGGCAACGGCGACCAGGTCGGCCTCACCGCCGACCAGCGCCGCTCGCACTTCACGCTGTGGGCGATGGCGGGCTCACCGCTGCTGCTCGGCACCGACCTGACGAAGCTCGACTCCGTCGACAAGGCGATGCTGACGAACGACCGGCTCATCGGCGTCGACCAGGACGGCGTCGCGGCCAAACGCATTGTCAACAGCGGTGTCAAGCAGGTCTGGAGCAAGAAGGAAAACAGCGGCGACTATGTCGTGGCGCTCTTCAACACCGGCACCTCCGGCAACTCCACGGTCAGTGTGAACTGGTCGCAGGTCGGGTTCACCGGTTCCGGCGACGTCACGGACCTGTGGTCGGGCTCCGACAAGGGCACGATCGCTGACTCGTACAGCGCGACCCTCCGGCCCGGCGAGACCCGCCTGATCCGGGTGACACCCCAGGGCTGA
- a CDS encoding chitinase: MHTAVPPRSPRVALAALLGLLLSLLFAVPPASQAATARPLASPGMAVAPYEYLGWGSPQNPTSVMSATGVKWFTLAFILSDGSCNPKWDGSRPLTGGNDQSTINAIRAAGGDVIVSVGGWSGAKLGEKCSSASALAGAYQKIINAYGLKVIDIDIENTEWSNATVRQRVIDALKIVKANNSGLKTIITFGTTTSGPDSTGVDMIKRGANSGLANDIWCIMPFDFGGGSSNMGTLTTQAMEGLKARVKSAYGYTDSAAYAHIGLSSMNGKTDVSGELVRVADFKTMLAYAQQHRIARLTYWSVNRDRACGSGSAGDACSGVSQQPYDYLKVFAQYTG, encoded by the coding sequence ATGCATACCGCCGTACCCCCACGCAGTCCCCGCGTGGCCCTCGCCGCCCTGCTGGGACTCTTGCTGTCCCTGCTGTTCGCCGTGCCGCCGGCGTCGCAAGCGGCCACGGCGAGACCTCTTGCCTCCCCGGGCATGGCCGTCGCGCCGTACGAGTACCTCGGCTGGGGCAGCCCGCAGAACCCGACCTCGGTGATGTCCGCGACCGGCGTCAAGTGGTTCACGCTCGCCTTCATCCTCTCCGACGGCTCCTGCAACCCGAAATGGGACGGCTCGCGCCCGCTGACCGGCGGCAACGACCAGTCGACAATCAACGCCATCCGGGCGGCCGGCGGTGACGTCATCGTCTCCGTCGGCGGCTGGAGCGGGGCGAAACTCGGCGAGAAGTGCTCCAGCGCCTCGGCGCTGGCCGGCGCGTACCAGAAGATCATCAACGCGTACGGTCTCAAGGTCATCGACATCGACATCGAGAACACCGAGTGGTCCAACGCGACGGTCCGGCAGCGGGTGATTGACGCGCTGAAGATCGTGAAGGCGAACAACTCCGGTCTGAAGACCATCATCACCTTCGGCACGACGACCAGCGGCCCGGACTCCACCGGCGTCGACATGATCAAGCGCGGAGCCAATTCCGGTCTGGCGAACGACATCTGGTGCATCATGCCGTTCGACTTCGGGGGCGGCTCCAGCAACATGGGCACGCTGACCACCCAGGCCATGGAGGGCCTCAAGGCGCGAGTCAAGTCCGCGTACGGCTACACCGACTCGGCGGCGTACGCACACATCGGGCTGTCGTCGATGAACGGCAAGACCGACGTCTCGGGCGAACTCGTCCGTGTCGCGGACTTCAAGACCATGCTCGCCTACGCCCAGCAGCACCGCATCGCCCGCCTCACGTACTGGTCCGTCAACCGCGACCGGGCCTGCGGCTCCGGCTCCGCCGGTGACGCGTGCAGCGGCGTCTCGCAGCAGCCGTACGACTACCTCAAGGTCTTCGCCCAGTACACGGGCTGA
- a CDS encoding PQQ-dependent sugar dehydrogenase — protein sequence MKIFRRIAASTAVLLGAGLVQAVPQAAAAAPTRYEAENAAYVSGSTVDDNYAGYSGTGFVNTPNSAGSYVEFTVNAAGAGNAKLALRYANGTTADRPADIAVNGTVVKSGYSFPSTSTWSAWTTTTVSVPVNAGSNKIRLTATDSGGLANTDYLDFELSSTDAQVPSRPGQPSCSAITEDRLTLSWGASTDNVGVAAYDIYEHGNKISEAAGSATSKALTGLSPNTTYNLTVIARDAAGNASAASPVVDCTTSKSTDTTAPSRPGTLSVANVTANSAELSWGAATDDRAVVGYDVRSGTTVYKTVTGTSTSLTGLACDSPYGLNVVARDAAGNVSEQSNTVSFTTKACVTDGGVPSSIATVSSGWTIPWGTYWMPDGQTALVTERDDFRVWKVTKDGTKTQVGTVPNAVTTNGEGGLLGVAVDPKWETNHYVYFMHTASEGNRVVRMTYNGSSLTGYTVLLQGIKKNRYHNGGRLVFGPDGYLYVSTGEAQTPDLAQDKNSLNGKILRMTTDGKAAPGNPFNNYVYSYGHRNPQGLAFDRNGRLWEAEFGNSSKDELNLIKPGANYGWPTCEGTCDVSGMTNPKKTWNVSEASPSGIAIVRNVIYMASLRGERLWRIPITGDTENVGTATAYYVGTYGRLRTVTKVPGADQLWLSTTNCDNNGGEADGSDKIFRVSIS from the coding sequence ATGAAGATCTTCCGTCGGATCGCCGCGAGCACGGCCGTGCTGCTCGGTGCCGGACTCGTCCAGGCCGTACCACAGGCCGCCGCGGCGGCCCCCACCCGCTACGAGGCGGAGAACGCGGCATACGTCTCGGGCTCCACCGTGGACGACAACTACGCCGGTTACTCCGGTACCGGATTCGTGAACACCCCCAACTCGGCGGGCAGTTACGTCGAGTTCACCGTCAACGCGGCCGGCGCGGGCAACGCGAAGCTTGCCCTGCGGTACGCCAACGGCACGACGGCGGACCGCCCGGCCGACATCGCGGTCAACGGCACCGTGGTCAAGTCCGGCTACTCGTTCCCGTCCACCAGCACCTGGTCCGCCTGGACCACGACGACGGTCTCCGTCCCGGTCAACGCGGGCAGCAACAAGATCCGGCTCACCGCGACCGACTCGGGCGGCCTGGCCAACACCGACTATCTCGACTTCGAACTCTCCTCCACCGACGCGCAGGTCCCGAGCCGCCCGGGGCAGCCCAGTTGCTCGGCGATCACCGAGGACCGGCTGACCCTGTCCTGGGGTGCCTCGACCGACAACGTGGGCGTGGCCGCGTACGACATCTACGAGCACGGCAACAAGATCAGCGAGGCCGCGGGCAGTGCGACCTCCAAGGCGCTGACCGGGCTGAGCCCGAACACCACCTACAACCTGACGGTCATCGCCAGGGACGCGGCGGGCAACGCCTCGGCCGCCAGCCCGGTCGTGGACTGCACGACCTCGAAGAGCACCGACACCACCGCGCCGAGCAGGCCCGGCACGCTGTCGGTCGCCAATGTGACCGCCAACAGTGCCGAGTTGAGCTGGGGCGCCGCGACGGACGACAGGGCGGTCGTCGGCTATGACGTACGCAGCGGCACCACCGTCTACAAGACCGTCACGGGTACCTCGACCTCACTGACCGGGCTCGCTTGCGACAGCCCGTACGGGTTGAACGTGGTGGCGCGCGATGCGGCGGGCAATGTGTCCGAGCAGAGCAACACCGTCAGCTTCACCACGAAGGCGTGTGTGACGGACGGCGGTGTCCCGTCGTCGATCGCCACCGTCTCCAGCGGCTGGACCATCCCCTGGGGCACGTACTGGATGCCCGACGGCCAGACTGCGTTGGTCACCGAGCGGGACGACTTCCGGGTCTGGAAGGTGACCAAGGACGGCACCAAGACGCAGGTCGGTACCGTGCCGAACGCCGTCACGACCAACGGCGAGGGCGGCCTGCTCGGCGTGGCGGTCGACCCCAAGTGGGAGACCAACCACTACGTGTACTTCATGCACACGGCGTCCGAGGGCAACCGGGTCGTCCGCATGACGTACAACGGCAGCTCGCTGACCGGCTACACGGTTCTCCTCCAGGGCATCAAGAAGAACCGTTACCACAACGGCGGCCGGCTCGTCTTCGGCCCCGACGGTTATCTGTACGTCTCGACCGGCGAGGCCCAGACGCCCGACCTCGCGCAGGACAAGAACTCGCTCAACGGCAAGATCCTGCGCATGACCACGGACGGAAAGGCCGCCCCCGGCAATCCGTTCAACAACTACGTCTACAGCTACGGCCACCGCAATCCGCAGGGCCTCGCCTTCGACCGCAACGGGCGCCTGTGGGAAGCGGAGTTCGGCAACAGTTCCAAGGACGAGCTGAACCTGATCAAGCCGGGCGCCAACTACGGCTGGCCGACCTGCGAAGGCACCTGTGATGTGTCCGGCATGACCAACCCGAAGAAGACGTGGAACGTCTCCGAGGCCTCTCCGAGCGGTATCGCCATCGTCCGCAACGTCATCTACATGGCGTCCCTGCGGGGGGAGCGGCTGTGGCGGATCCCGATCACCGGTGACACGGAGAACGTCGGTACCGCGACGGCGTACTACGTGGGCACGTACGGACGCCTTCGTACGGTCACCAAGGTGCCGGGCGCCGACCAGCTCTGGCTCTCGACGACGAACTGCGACAACAACGGAGGCGAGGCGGACGGCTCGGACAAGATCTTCCGGGTGAGCATCAGCTAG
- a CDS encoding transposase yields MRRWSRGAPRGGENNGARDLGVSPEGLRGWVKQAKIDRGEGPAGALTTAEREELVRLRRQVREQEATIEVLGKATAFFAQDKMR; encoded by the coding sequence ATGCGCCGGTGGTCGCGCGGGGCGCCCCGCGGGGGCGAAAACAACGGGGCGAGGGATCTGGGCGTGAGTCCGGAAGGGCTGCGCGGGTGGGTGAAGCAGGCGAAGATCGACCGCGGTGAGGGGCCCGCCGGGGCTTTGACCACTGCGGAGCGTGAGGAGTTGGTCCGGCTGCGGCGGCAGGTTCGCGAGCAGGAGGCCACGATCGAGGTTCTGGGAAAAGCGACCGCCTTCTTCGCTCAGGACAAGATGAGGTAG
- a CDS encoding IS3 family transposase: MHAALRRAGRVVNSKKVERLMRRHRIVGITRRRRRRGLTRQAKRAVFALDLIGRNFTAPRPGMRLVGDMTELSTLEGKLYLATCIDLATREVVGWAVADHHRAELPVNALRMAAGRGGLEHGCIMHTDRGSEYASDEFRTEIRKLRMRQSMGRVGSCYDNAAAESWFALLKAEIGTTVWETREAARADVFRYVEVEYNRSRLRRHLDYGYGTPLETRSLLRQSLVPAA; this comes from the coding sequence ATCCACGCCGCCCTGCGGCGGGCCGGGCGGGTGGTGAATTCCAAGAAGGTCGAGCGGCTGATGCGCAGGCACCGGATCGTCGGGATCACCCGCCGCCGGCGGCGGCGGGGCCTGACCCGGCAGGCGAAGCGGGCGGTGTTCGCGCTCGACCTGATCGGCCGGAACTTCACCGCGCCCCGGCCCGGGATGCGGCTCGTCGGCGACATGACTGAACTCAGCACGCTGGAAGGGAAGTTGTATCTGGCGACCTGTATCGATCTCGCGACGCGGGAGGTGGTCGGCTGGGCGGTGGCCGACCATCACCGCGCCGAGCTGCCGGTCAATGCCCTGCGGATGGCGGCCGGGCGTGGCGGCCTGGAACACGGTTGCATCATGCATACGGATCGCGGCAGCGAGTACGCGAGTGACGAATTCCGCACAGAAATACGCAAGTTGCGTATGAGGCAGTCGATGGGGCGCGTCGGCTCTTGTTACGATAATGCCGCCGCGGAAAGCTGGTTCGCCCTCCTGAAAGCGGAGATCGGGACGACCGTGTGGGAGACCCGCGAGGCCGCCCGGGCCGACGTTTTCCGCTACGTCGAGGTCGAGTACAACCGCAGCCGGCTCCGCCGGCACCTCGACTACGGGTACGGCACCCCGCTCGAAACGAGATCCTTGCTCAGGCAGAGCCTCGTCCCGGCAGCGTAA
- a CDS encoding protein-arginine deiminase family protein produces the protein MEPGYVSMPGPGGKPRVLRMMIRSAQMDRDAGKQVFEMRGPGVGAVQINKGSFNDQADQINSTGNLETIPPYTYNGRSYPAGRIITGRHGTRLPAHTAFLRAQQAQDPLVLDTGWLGVGHVDEFVQFLPADTPRGWKIGIADPEGALALLRKAQRDGHGHAKVFSIPRSYGQGRIPTIDQALSDRQLLKDNAFAARKIKENLALLKRETGVMDGEVVKIPAMFEGGFGGSPGTQDRPVVAYYPGAVNGVVLSPTTYAAPRQWGPVVGGKDILAEAVTRAYAKVGMRVRYLDDWRTHHVSAGEVHCGTNTIRAAGTAWWSSPK, from the coding sequence ATCGAGCCCGGTTATGTCAGTATGCCCGGCCCGGGCGGCAAGCCGCGCGTCCTGCGGATGATGATCCGCTCGGCGCAGATGGACCGCGACGCGGGCAAGCAGGTCTTCGAGATGCGCGGGCCCGGTGTCGGCGCCGTACAGATCAACAAGGGTTCGTTCAACGACCAGGCCGACCAGATCAACTCCACGGGCAACCTGGAGACCATTCCGCCGTACACCTACAACGGCAGGTCCTACCCGGCGGGCCGGATCATCACCGGCCGGCACGGCACCCGGCTGCCCGCGCACACGGCCTTCCTCAGGGCCCAGCAGGCGCAGGACCCGCTGGTGCTCGACACGGGATGGCTCGGCGTCGGCCATGTGGATGAGTTCGTGCAGTTCCTGCCCGCGGACACCCCGCGCGGCTGGAAGATCGGCATCGCCGACCCGGAGGGTGCGCTGGCCCTGCTGCGCAAGGCGCAGCGGGACGGGCACGGCCACGCCAAGGTGTTCTCCATTCCGCGCTCCTACGGCCAGGGCCGTATTCCCACGATCGACCAGGCCTTGTCCGACCGGCAGTTGCTGAAGGACAACGCCTTCGCGGCCCGGAAGATCAAGGAGAACCTGGCGCTGCTGAAGCGGGAGACCGGCGTCATGGACGGCGAGGTCGTGAAGATCCCGGCGATGTTCGAGGGTGGCTTCGGTGGCTCCCCCGGAACGCAGGACCGTCCGGTCGTCGCCTACTATCCCGGTGCCGTCAATGGCGTTGTGCTGAGCCCCACCACGTATGCCGCCCCCAGGCAGTGGGGCCCGGTCGTGGGCGGCAAGGACATCCTCGCCGAGGCGGTGACCCGGGCGTACGCCAAGGTCGGCATGCGGGTGCGCTACCTGGACGACTGGCGTACCCACCACGTCTCCGCTGGCGAGGTGCACTGCGGCACCAACACGATCCGCGCGGCCGGCACGGCCTGGTGGAGCTCCCCCAAGTAG
- a CDS encoding nuclear transport factor 2 family protein yields MRCRKTLPLLAAVACLATACSSTSNTNTDPAAPSSTSAAARSSSASEEKNKALVLRLYSEAFNKDKTDVVKELVATDYVQHDKGVPGGADGQVKQFKDVKAKIPGAVATVKHVAADGDLVAVHWHASATPKNEATGQAKADLFRVDNGKLVEHWGITQTVPKKTANGNSLFSDVYRYPNGAPTLSEEQEEKNRKFAVDAYRKLSDGDATVIDKSWDPRYYQHNPAAANGTGPLKQFFEQNTQGAPSPSSTGGGGTGFGNTLADGDLVWVFSSDYVVVDLFRVVDGKIIEHWDVAADGQ; encoded by the coding sequence GTGAGATGCCGCAAGACTCTGCCCTTGCTCGCTGCCGTGGCCTGCCTCGCGACCGCTTGCAGCAGCACGTCCAACACCAACACCGACCCGGCCGCCCCGTCGTCGACGTCCGCCGCTGCCCGCTCGTCGTCGGCCTCAGAGGAGAAGAACAAGGCGCTTGTTCTGCGCCTGTACTCGGAGGCGTTCAACAAGGACAAGACCGACGTGGTGAAGGAGCTCGTCGCGACCGACTACGTGCAGCACGACAAGGGGGTGCCCGGCGGGGCCGACGGGCAGGTCAAGCAGTTCAAGGACGTCAAGGCGAAGATTCCCGGCGCGGTGGCGACCGTCAAGCACGTGGCCGCCGACGGTGACCTGGTGGCCGTGCACTGGCACGCGTCGGCCACCCCGAAGAACGAGGCGACCGGCCAGGCCAAGGCCGACCTGTTCCGGGTCGACAACGGCAAGCTGGTCGAGCACTGGGGCATCACGCAGACCGTGCCGAAGAAGACGGCCAACGGGAACTCGCTGTTCAGCGACGTGTACCGGTACCCGAACGGGGCACCGACCCTGTCCGAGGAGCAGGAGGAGAAGAACCGGAAGTTCGCGGTCGACGCGTACCGCAAGCTCTCCGACGGTGACGCGACCGTGATCGACAAGAGCTGGGATCCGCGGTACTACCAGCACAACCCGGCGGCCGCGAACGGAACGGGTCCGCTGAAGCAGTTCTTCGAGCAGAACACGCAGGGCGCCCCCTCACCCAGCAGTACCGGAGGCGGCGGGACCGGGTTCGGCAACACCCTCGCCGACGGGGACCTGGTGTGGGTCTTCAGCTCCGACTACGTCGTCGTGGACCTCTTCCGGGTGGTCGACGGAAAGATCATCGAGCACTGGGACGTCGCCGCCGACGGGCAGTAG